From a region of the Agrobacterium tumefaciens genome:
- a CDS encoding PLP-dependent aminotransferase family protein: MTNWLPDITKGDGPIYLRLADSVEGAISDGTLGAGTKLPPQRNLAYDLGVTIGTISRAYALIHERGLVSGEVGRGTYVNERKSPTPQTQAAPTTTAFGGTRHGLDVKGEFRMNTTAAPDIGQSALISAHIGEIARDCPSEITNYIRALPDSWCIAGARWLSQNGWSPKPENIVSTLGAHAGVMSVITAMTAPGDRIVFEPLTYSHISRSAALAGRRVTLVEADEKGIVPEDFERVCAQQHPKMIFLMSAGQNPTCATLPEERRRMIADIARKYGVWIIEDNLYGAMTREEIPLIAEFAPDMTFVVGGLSKSVAAGVRGGWVACPAQFSSRIRISHSMMTGGLPFMLAELNARLVNSGDAHDIRKDCLAEINQREAIARKVLAGMEFNSLPDIAFLWLKLPEPWLSGTFRSAAAREGVLIDDEDEFKAGRAEKVYHRVRISFSGPSTQQEMTEAFGILRRLLDNGSAGYESVA; this comes from the coding sequence ATGACAAATTGGCTTCCAGACATCACCAAGGGCGATGGCCCGATTTATCTCCGCCTTGCAGACAGCGTTGAAGGCGCGATTTCGGATGGCACGCTTGGCGCCGGCACAAAATTGCCGCCACAACGAAACCTCGCTTACGACCTGGGCGTGACAATCGGTACAATCAGCCGGGCCTATGCGCTGATACACGAGCGCGGGTTGGTCAGTGGCGAGGTTGGCCGCGGCACCTATGTCAACGAACGAAAATCTCCCACACCGCAGACCCAGGCCGCGCCGACAACGACGGCCTTCGGTGGAACACGCCACGGGCTCGACGTTAAGGGCGAATTCCGCATGAACACGACGGCCGCCCCCGATATCGGCCAAAGCGCATTGATCAGCGCGCATATCGGTGAGATTGCCCGAGACTGCCCTTCCGAGATCACCAATTACATCAGGGCATTGCCGGATAGCTGGTGCATCGCCGGCGCGCGCTGGCTGTCGCAGAATGGCTGGTCCCCCAAGCCGGAGAACATCGTCTCCACGCTCGGTGCGCATGCAGGCGTGATGAGCGTCATTACCGCCATGACTGCGCCCGGCGACCGGATTGTTTTCGAGCCCCTCACCTATTCGCACATCAGCCGCAGCGCGGCCCTTGCCGGACGGCGGGTGACGCTGGTCGAAGCGGATGAGAAGGGCATCGTTCCCGAAGATTTCGAACGGGTCTGCGCCCAGCAGCACCCGAAGATGATCTTTCTGATGTCGGCCGGCCAGAACCCCACTTGCGCCACCTTACCGGAAGAGCGGCGGCGGATGATTGCCGACATCGCCCGCAAATACGGCGTCTGGATCATCGAAGACAATTTGTACGGCGCCATGACCCGCGAAGAAATTCCGCTTATCGCTGAGTTCGCGCCGGATATGACCTTCGTTGTGGGAGGCCTTTCCAAATCTGTTGCAGCCGGCGTCCGTGGCGGCTGGGTCGCCTGCCCCGCGCAATTTTCATCGCGAATCCGCATCTCGCATTCGATGATGACTGGCGGATTGCCGTTCATGCTGGCGGAATTGAATGCCCGCCTCGTCAACAGCGGTGACGCGCACGATATCCGCAAGGACTGTCTTGCCGAGATCAATCAGCGCGAAGCGATCGCCAGAAAGGTTCTTGCCGGCATGGAGTTCAATTCCCTGCCGGATATTGCCTTCCTCTGGCTGAAGCTGCCTGAACCCTGGCTTTCCGGGACATTCCGCAGCGCTGCTGCGCGAGAAGGCGTGCTGATCGATGATGAGGACGAGTTCAAGGCCGGCAGAGCCGAGAAGGTCTATCACCGCGTCCGTATCAGCTTCTCCGGCCCCTCGACGCAGCAGGAAATGACCGAAGCCTTCGGCATTCTGCGCCGCCTCCTCGACAATGGTTCGGCAGGATATGAAAGCGTTGCCTGA
- the purQ gene encoding phosphoribosylformylglycinamidine synthase subunit PurQ: protein MKSAVVQLPGLNRDRDMIAALTKISGKAPVTIWQTETEIPDVDLIVIPGGFSYGDYLRCGAIAARMPVMQAIREKAEKGVKVLGVCNGFQILVEAGMLPGALMRNASLKFVCREVKLEVANNDTEFTRAYDKGQILRCPVAHHDGNYFVEADELKALENNGQVVFRYAEGTNPNGSLNDIAGVINAKGNVLGMMPHPENLIEAAHGGNDGRGLFASALGVIAA, encoded by the coding sequence ATGAAATCCGCCGTCGTTCAACTTCCCGGCCTCAACCGCGACCGCGACATGATCGCCGCCCTGACCAAGATTTCCGGCAAGGCGCCCGTGACCATCTGGCAGACGGAAACGGAAATTCCCGATGTCGACCTGATCGTCATTCCCGGTGGCTTTTCCTACGGTGACTATCTGCGTTGTGGCGCAATCGCTGCACGTATGCCGGTCATGCAGGCCATTCGTGAAAAGGCTGAAAAGGGCGTCAAGGTTCTTGGTGTCTGCAACGGCTTCCAGATCCTCGTCGAAGCCGGCATGTTGCCGGGTGCATTGATGCGCAACGCATCGTTGAAGTTCGTCTGCCGCGAAGTGAAGCTCGAAGTCGCCAACAACGACACCGAATTTACCCGCGCTTACGACAAGGGCCAGATCCTGCGTTGCCCGGTTGCTCACCATGACGGCAACTACTTTGTCGAAGCCGACGAACTGAAGGCCCTGGAAAACAACGGCCAGGTCGTTTTCCGTTATGCCGAAGGTACCAACCCGAACGGCTCGCTGAACGACATTGCCGGCGTAATCAACGCCAAGGGCAATGTTCTCGGCATGATGCCGCATCCGGAAAACCTGATCGAAGCTGCCCATGGCGGCAACGACGGACGCGGCCTGTTCGCATCGGCGCTCGGCGTCATCGCGGCCTGA
- the purL gene encoding phosphoribosylformylglycinamidine synthase subunit PurL, producing the protein MSIPNSIKITPELVASHGLKPDEYQRILDLIGREPTFTELGIFSAMWNEHCSYKSSKKWLKTLPTKGPRVIQGPGENAGVVDIDDGDCVVFKMESHNHPSYIEPYQGAATGVGGILRDVFTMGARPIAAMNALRFGAPDHPKTRHLVAGVVAGVGGYGNSFGVPTVGGEVEFDPRYNGNILVNAFAAGLAKSDAIFLSEAKGVGLPVVYLGAKTGRDGVGGATMASAEFDESIEEKRPTVQVGDPFTEKCLLEACLELMKTGAVIAIQDMGAAGLTCSAVEMGAKGDLGIELDLNTVPVREERMTAYEMMLSESQERMLMVLEPSKEDVAKAIFVKWGLDFAIVGKTTDDLRFRVLHNGEEVANLPIKDLGDQAPEYDRPWTPAKVAAPLAENDVPAADVADALVSLIGSANNSSRRWVYEQYDTLIQGNSLQLPGGDAGVVRVEGHDKKALAFSSDVTPRYVEADPFEGGKQAVAECWRNITATGALPLAATDNLNFGNPEKPEIMSQLVHAIKGIGEACSVLEFPIVSGNVSLYNETNGQAILPTPTIGGVGLLKDWGKMARIRFAAADEVILLIGAPVGLGSHIAQSVYMRDIHGRIDGPAPHVDLAAEKQNGDFVRSLIVDGLTTTVHDCSSGGLALAVAEMAISSGIGATVDAVEGHNPILSFYGEDQGRYVLTVKTSDLEKVEAAAKASGVSCQKIGVTGGSSVKLGTARAVEIKELHSAYESWFPEFMDGETLVAAE; encoded by the coding sequence ATGTCGATTCCAAACTCCATCAAGATCACCCCGGAACTCGTTGCATCCCACGGGCTGAAGCCCGACGAATACCAGCGTATCCTCGACCTGATCGGACGAGAGCCCACTTTCACCGAGCTCGGCATCTTTTCCGCCATGTGGAATGAGCACTGCTCCTACAAATCTTCGAAGAAGTGGCTGAAGACGCTGCCGACCAAGGGGCCGCGCGTCATTCAGGGACCGGGCGAAAACGCCGGTGTCGTGGATATCGATGACGGCGACTGCGTCGTCTTCAAGATGGAAAGCCACAACCACCCGTCCTACATCGAACCTTACCAGGGCGCGGCAACCGGCGTCGGCGGCATTCTGCGCGACGTGTTCACCATGGGCGCGCGTCCGATCGCAGCCATGAACGCGCTGCGCTTCGGCGCTCCGGATCACCCGAAGACCCGTCACCTTGTCGCAGGCGTTGTTGCAGGCGTTGGCGGCTACGGCAACTCCTTCGGCGTACCGACCGTCGGTGGCGAAGTGGAATTCGATCCGCGCTATAACGGCAACATTCTGGTCAACGCATTCGCTGCCGGCCTTGCCAAGTCCGACGCCATCTTCCTTTCCGAAGCCAAGGGCGTTGGCCTTCCGGTCGTTTACCTCGGTGCGAAGACCGGCCGTGACGGCGTGGGTGGTGCAACGATGGCGTCTGCCGAGTTCGACGAGTCCATCGAAGAAAAGCGCCCGACGGTTCAGGTCGGCGACCCCTTCACCGAAAAGTGCCTGCTGGAAGCCTGCCTTGAACTGATGAAGACCGGCGCGGTCATCGCCATTCAGGACATGGGAGCGGCTGGCCTGACCTGCTCGGCTGTTGAAATGGGCGCCAAGGGCGACCTCGGCATCGAGCTTGACCTGAATACCGTGCCGGTGCGCGAAGAGCGCATGACGGCTTACGAAATGATGCTGTCGGAAAGCCAGGAGCGCATGCTCATGGTGCTCGAGCCCTCCAAGGAAGACGTTGCCAAGGCGATCTTCGTCAAGTGGGGTCTGGACTTCGCCATTGTCGGCAAGACCACCGACGATCTGCGTTTCCGCGTTCTGCACAACGGCGAAGAAGTTGCCAACCTGCCGATCAAGGATCTCGGCGATCAGGCTCCGGAATACGACCGTCCGTGGACACCGGCCAAGGTTGCCGCACCGCTTGCGGAAAACGACGTGCCTGCGGCCGATGTTGCCGATGCGCTCGTTTCGCTGATCGGTTCTGCCAACAACTCGTCGCGCCGTTGGGTCTACGAACAGTACGACACGCTGATCCAGGGCAACTCCCTGCAGCTTCCAGGCGGCGACGCCGGTGTGGTGCGCGTTGAAGGTCATGACAAGAAGGCACTTGCCTTCTCCTCCGACGTAACGCCGCGTTACGTCGAGGCCGACCCATTCGAAGGCGGCAAGCAGGCCGTTGCGGAATGCTGGCGCAACATCACGGCGACCGGCGCTCTGCCGCTGGCTGCCACCGACAATCTGAACTTCGGTAACCCGGAAAAGCCCGAGATCATGAGCCAGCTCGTTCATGCCATCAAGGGCATCGGCGAAGCCTGCAGCGTGCTGGAATTCCCGATCGTTTCGGGCAACGTCTCGCTCTATAACGAGACCAACGGTCAGGCGATCCTGCCTACCCCGACCATTGGCGGCGTCGGCCTGCTGAAGGACTGGGGCAAGATGGCTCGCATTCGTTTTGCTGCGGCTGATGAAGTCATTCTTCTGATTGGCGCGCCTGTCGGCCTCGGCAGCCATATTGCCCAGTCTGTCTACATGCGTGACATTCACGGCCGTATCGATGGCCCTGCCCCGCATGTCGATCTCGCTGCCGAAAAGCAGAACGGCGATTTCGTTCGTTCGCTGATCGTCGACGGACTGACGACTACCGTTCACGATTGCTCGTCCGGTGGTCTGGCGCTCGCTGTTGCCGAAATGGCAATTTCGTCCGGTATCGGTGCAACTGTTGATGCGGTTGAAGGCCATAATCCTATCCTCAGCTTCTACGGCGAGGACCAGGGTCGCTATGTTCTGACGGTCAAGACATCCGACCTCGAAAAGGTCGAGGCGGCTGCCAAGGCATCGGGCGTTTCCTGCCAGAAAATCGGCGTTACAGGCGGCTCCAGCGTAAAGCTGGGCACGGCGCGTGCTGTCGAGATTAAAGAATTGCACTCGGCCTATGAATCGTGGTTCCCTGAATTCATGGACGGCGAAACTCTCGTCGCTGCAGAATAA
- a CDS encoding BolA family transcriptional regulator → MPMKPGDIEDMIKAGIPGAKVTIRDLAGDGDHYAAEVVADAFKGKTRVQQHQMVYDALKGNMGGVLHALALQTSAPE, encoded by the coding sequence ATGCCCATGAAACCCGGCGACATTGAAGACATGATTAAGGCGGGAATCCCCGGGGCAAAGGTCACGATCCGCGATCTGGCCGGTGATGGCGATCATTACGCGGCGGAAGTCGTCGCTGACGCATTCAAGGGCAAGACCCGCGTGCAACAGCACCAGATGGTCTACGACGCATTGAAGGGCAACATGGGCGGCGTTCTGCATGCCCTGGCCCTTCAGACATCTGCGCCTGAGTGA
- a CDS encoding acyloxyacyl hydrolase, with protein MVAFGSFSARRAIALAMMSALLPIAAVTGAQAAEGTVFDELRFGTTASVSNPDNGGEDGVFPAFTAYFDPFANASAVTLGQKLARPRLHIGTEIGTDGAANTIFGGVNWTFDLNPKIFIDLGFGGLWHDGKLKNDPGETGPEFGCRALFHEYAAIGYRFDNNWNISAQIEHASHANLCDGPNDGLTRVGLMVGYKF; from the coding sequence ATGGTTGCATTCGGTTCCTTTTCCGCCAGGCGTGCAATCGCTCTGGCTATGATGTCTGCCCTTTTGCCCATTGCTGCAGTGACGGGGGCGCAGGCTGCCGAGGGCACCGTGTTCGACGAGTTGCGGTTTGGCACCACAGCCTCCGTCTCCAATCCGGACAATGGCGGCGAAGACGGCGTATTCCCCGCCTTCACCGCATATTTCGACCCCTTCGCCAACGCTTCCGCCGTCACGCTCGGTCAAAAGCTTGCCCGCCCCCGTCTGCACATCGGCACTGAAATTGGCACCGATGGCGCTGCCAACACCATTTTCGGCGGCGTGAACTGGACCTTCGATCTCAATCCGAAAATCTTCATCGATCTTGGTTTTGGCGGGCTGTGGCATGACGGCAAGCTGAAAAACGACCCCGGCGAAACAGGCCCTGAGTTCGGCTGTCGGGCGCTTTTTCACGAATACGCCGCGATCGGCTATCGCTTTGACAACAACTGGAACATTTCGGCCCAGATCGAGCACGCATCACACGCCAATCTTTGCGACGGCCCCAACGACGGACTGACGCGAGTGGGCCTGATGGTCGGTTACAAGTTCTGA
- a CDS encoding DUF1127 domain-containing protein, giving the protein MRKMDQYLSTMDTIYPDGYERERVFRDAGDMVAPAPFPARIARTFIGRVIVRASQWFMKRSGRLALRELSDEQLLDIGLTRQEAQREASKADLLNWPSRSL; this is encoded by the coding sequence ATGCGCAAGATGGATCAATACCTTTCGACAATGGATACAATTTATCCTGACGGTTACGAACGGGAACGCGTGTTCCGCGATGCCGGTGACATGGTTGCACCGGCGCCGTTTCCGGCCAGGATCGCCCGCACGTTTATTGGTCGCGTCATTGTGCGCGCATCTCAGTGGTTCATGAAGCGGTCGGGCCGTCTTGCCCTGCGCGAATTGTCCGATGAGCAATTGCTCGATATCGGTCTGACGCGTCAGGAGGCCCAGAGGGAGGCAAGCAAGGCCGATCTTCTCAACTGGCCTTCGCGATCCCTTTAG